The genomic stretch AGTCGGTGGCCGTTTCCAGCGTGCCCAGCAGCGTGGTCAGGGGCGTGCGCAGCTCGTGGGAGGCGTGGGCCACGAAGCTGCTCTGGGTGGCAAAGGCGCTTTGCAGCCGGTCCAGCATCTGGTTGAAGGTGGCGGCCAGCTCGGCAATTTCATCGGTGCCGTTGCCCTCGCTCAGGCGCAAACTCAGGCTCTCGGCCGAAATGCGCCGCACCTGGCTCACCACGGCTCCCATCGGGGCCAGGGCCTGCCCGGCAAAATAGCGGCCGGCCAGCACGCTCAGCGCCAGCGCCCCGATGTTGGCCACCAACAGAATAAGCTGGAGGCGTTCCAGCAGCTGAAAGCCGTCCTCATCCACGCCGCCGGCAAACACGGTGTAGTACCGCCCTTCATCCAGAAAGGAAATACCCACCGTCTCCCCTTCCTCGTCCTGAAAGAACGCCGGCCGCGCCGGCCGGATGCTGGGCAGGTTGGCCCGGTGCAGCACCAGGCTCTGCGCGTCGGCACTGGTATACAGAAGCCGACCGTCCGGGTCGAACACGCTCAGCTGCTCGCCGGCCATGCTGGGCACATTGCGGGGGCGGAAGGTGCGCAGGATGGTGGGGTTCAGGTGGGCCTGGCGCACCAGCAGCCGCGCCGACAAGCCAGCTTCGGCCTCCAGCTGGCCCGCGAAGCGCTGCTCGCGGGCGGAACTGAACAGCCAGTACACAAAGCCGGCGAACAGCAGCTGAATCACCAGCACCAGCAGCGTAAAGCGCAGCGTCAGTCGGGCCCGGATCAGCATCAGCCCTCCCGCATTTCGTAGCCCATACCTACCACGGTGTGGATGAGCTTCTGCTCGTGCTGCTTGTCGATTTTCTTGCGCAGGTGGCTCACGTACACGTCGATGACATTGGTGTTGGTGTCAAAATTCAGGTCCCAGACCTTCTCGTTGATGTCCACCCGGGTCACCACTTTGCCGCGGTTCAGCATCAGAAACTCCAGCAGGGCGTACTCGCGGGTGGTGAGCGTGATGCGCTGCCCGGCCCGGGTCACGACCTTGGCCGTCAGGTTCATCTCCAGATCCCCCAGGCGCAGCACCTGCCGCTCCAGGCTGCCGTCGGCCGTGCTGCGGCGCGTCAGGGCCCGGGCGCGCAGCAGCAGCTCCTTGAACGCAAACGGCTTGGCCAGGTAGTCGTCGGCGCCGGCCTCGAAGCCCATCACCTTGTCGTCGAGCGAATCGAGGGCCGTGAGCAGCAGTACCGGCACGCCCGGCAGCAGGGTGCGCGCCTCCCGGCACAGCTCGAAGCCGTTGACGTGGGGCAGGTTCACGTCGAGAATAATCAGGTCGTATCGGTGCTGGCGCAGCAGCGACTGGCCTACCAGTCCGTCGTAGGCCACACTCAGGTCGTAGCCTTCGTTGAGAAACCCCTTGCGGATGAACTGCGCCAGGGCCTGCTCGTCTTCTACCAGGAGTACCTGCATCACGGAGCGGGATAAAACGCCGGCACGTCCGGCGCAGGATGAAAGCTACAAAGAACGCATCCCTGACGCGGGAGGCGGATTAAATCTTATTAAAACGGCGCCCGCCGCGGACCGTTCAGCTATTACTCTCTACGGATGGTGGCCACTTCCGCGCACAGAGTGCGGCGGCACTAGTAAGCAGCATGCAGGCTCCCGGATACCCCGGAATTGCGGGTAGCGACACTGTCCACAATCGACAAAAGGCATTCTCTGCCGCTCATTCCGTCGCCCATTTAATCCCGGTGCTGCCCCAACGCTGCATAGAGCACCACGGCCACTAGCAGCACCACAAACGCCATGCCCCCCCCGTGGCTGAAGGCCGTGACCGACTGACTACCCCGCCAGCAAGACAGTCCCACGCATTATCGCCACACCCGAAATGCGCAGGTGCCACCTCATCGGATGTCGCTAGCGGCCGTGGCAAACTGGAGCAGCCAAGCCTGCGCCGGCTCCACCGTCTCAAAATGCCGTGCGGTAAGTGTCGGAGTTACTGCCATGCCGATGGCGCGGGCCGCCAGCCGGCCCAGGGGACTAGTGCTCTCCACGATGGCGCAGTGGCTGTAGCCCGCTTCCCGGATGGCACGGGGTATCCATTCATCCCGCAGCCACTGCTGCAGGTCGAGCGACAAAGGCGGGCGTACCCGGTGGTCGCTCAGCAGGCGCGGAGTACGGTGCGACTGCATAAACAGGAGCGCCTGCTCATATACGGCCTGCAGCTGCTCATCCGTGGCCGCTACATTATGCCATTTGAGAGCTACGTAGCCCCCCCGCAGGCAGCTCACTAAGGCAATGGCAGCCGAAGCAGGTATGGTATGGTTCATTAAATCAAACAGCTTTTCAAGCGCAGGTGGCAGCACGAAAGTTAGAACACGGATAACAGGGCTGAGCACCTGTAGTCGGGCCACTATCACGGCCCCTTGTTTCTGGCCGTCGGGCTAGTGGCCCGACTACAGTAACTGCGTGGACTGAAACGGGCGAATGTTTACGGGGACGTGATAAATCTGAGAATTCTGGGAATAACGACCAGCTTTAAAGCGCAAGCAGTATCCGTCCTTCTTTCTTCATGGTCCGCTTGCTACCCATCCGCCCAAGGGAAGTCCTAATTGGCAGCTGCCTTTTCGGCTCCTCTAAACCTTGTATTCCCTTGAAGCGGCTACTATCGAAAACGGGCTGGCCCTGAGCACCTCGAGGCGTACAGCATATTCGTGTAAGCTCCGTGTTTAATCTTTGTACCAAACTTTTAACCAAGGCCAATGTAGTACGACGAGGCATAGGCGGCGCGCGTAGTGACAGAGGTCAGCGGTAGGTGTTCCTCGCCCCGCATAGCATGCATTACAGCCTTGAGTGAAAGCAGTACACTCGGTGCGTTTTACACTACTGGTGGTAAAGGCTGACTTTTACGGCAGGCGCACCGAATCCTGGCGAACCGTGTAGCCGGCGAAATAGCCGACGGCGGGCGGCCCTTCGTTGCCCCGGGCGTTGCGCACGTTGGTGCGCACGTTGGCGGGTGGGTTGGCGAACAGGCCGCCGTTGGTTACCTGCGTGCCCAACTCGTCGAGGAAGGTGTGGTAGTCGCGGGGCAGGGCGTTCAGCTCGAAGCGCACCCAGGTGCCGGGGTCGTAGAGCTCCGTAGTCAGGCGCCGGCCGTTGATGTAACGGCCGTCGGTGAGGCGGTCGGAGGACAGGCGCAGGTCGTTGGGCTCGTTGAGCAGCGCGCCATTGATGAATACCTTCAGGCGGTAGTAGTCGCCTTCCCCGGGCAGCTCCGGGCCGTAATAGAGCACGTAGTCGCCCGCGTCGCGACCCAGGCTTTCTTCCTGAAACTGCACCCGCAGGCTGTCAATTTCCGCCGTGCGCGGAATGCTGGTTTCGGCGGCATATTCCTCGCCCTCAGCCCCGATGCGCAGCGTGTAGCGCCCCCCCACCCGGCCCCGGATACGGCCCGTGGTCTGGTAGCGGCCGGGCGTGGTTTCGCGCAGCGTGTCGATGGCGCCGCTTGCTTCGTCGCGCAGCACCAGGCGCGCGCCCGTCACGGGGGGTGGGGTAGCGGCGTTGAAGTAGGCGGCCGTGCGGGTCAGCGTAACCGTATAAGGACCAGGCTGGTCGGTGATACCTCCCTCCACGGCCAGCAGCGGGTCGCCGGTGGGCAGGTCCACGTCAATCACGTCCTCGCAGGCCGTGGTCAGCAGGCCGACCAGGGCCAGGAAGGGCAGCACCCGGTAGCGGGCAAAAATCGGCAGCAGATGCATAGAAGCTAGAAAGTGAAATTGTACGCTGCCGAGGGCAGCACGGAGCCGAAAATGCTCAGGCGCACGGCTTCGGTTTGGGTGGGTTGGTCCTCGTTCTGGCGGAAGTAAATGCTGTAGGGATTCCGGCGGCCGTAGGCGTTGTAGACCGAAAACACCCAGCTGCCCTGCCAGCGGCGCTCAGCGTTGCGCTTGCCCTGCAGCGTGGCCGAGAGGTCGAGGCGGTGGTAGGCGGGCACGCGGTAGTTGTTGCGCACGTCGCCGGTGACGTTGGGTACCACCAGCCCCTGGTACACGTAGCGCGAGTCGGGGAAGGTGGTGGAAATGCCGGTGCTGTAGTTGAAGGTGCCCGATACGCTCCAGCGCCTGGACAGCTCGTAGATGCCCACCACCGAGAGATAGTGCGTCTTATCGAACTTGCTCACGTACCAGTCGCCCTGGTTGATACCGTCGATTTTGCGCTCCGAGCGGCTCAGCGTGTAGCTCACCCAACCCGTCAGCGGCCCGTTGTTTTTCTTCACGTAGAACTCGGCCCCATACGCCCGGCCCTGGCCATACAGCAGCTCTGACTCCAGATTCCGGTTGAGCAGGGTGTTGGCCCCGTTGATGTAGTCAATCTGGTTGTCCATGGTCTTGCCGAACACCTCCACGCTGGCCTCGTAGGCATCCTCGCGGAAGTTGCGGAAGTAGCCCACGGCCACTTGGTCGGCGTGTTCCGGCTTGATGTTGGTGGTGCTCGGCTGCCATACGTCCAGCGGCGAGGAGGCCGTAGTATTGGAAATCAGGTGCAGGTTCTGCACCATGCGGTTGTAGCTGGCTTTCAGCGAGCTTTGCTCGTTAAGCACGTAGCGCAGCGAGGCGCGGGGCTCCGGGTTGACGTAGCGCTTGATGAGCTGGCCCGACCCGAACTCCCGCGCATTGACGGGAGTCAGCTTCTGCCCGGTGATGCCCTCGTAGTCGTAGGTGGTACCACTGCCCAGGTAGTCGAACACCGACAGGCGCAGCCCGTACTGGCCCGAGAGGCGGGGCGAGAGCGTGATTTCGTGGTCGGCGTAAACCGCGTACTCGGCGGCTTGCTGCTCGTCGAGCTTGAGCGGCTGCAGGGCGGAGGTTTCGCTGGTGGGCGTTACCTGGCCAGGCGCGAAGCGGAAATACGTGGCGCTGGCCCCCGCGTTGAACGTGCTGCCGGGCGAGTAGTAATAGTTGAAGTCGGCTTTGAGCTGGTAGGTCTGGATGTCGGATTTCCAGTTGAAGGCGTTGCGGCCTTCGGGGATGCCCAGGCCGTAGCCGTAGCGGCTCACCAGCGCCGTCACGTTGGCAAACAGCTTGGGCGAAAACACGTGGTTCCAGCGCAGCGTGCCGGTGGAGTTGCCCAGATCGTTCTTAAAATCCTGTCCGAACGCAAACACATCCTGCCCGAAATAGCCCGACAGATACAGCCGGTCCTTCTCGCCCAGGGTGTAGTTGACTTTGGCCGACAGGTCGTAGAAATACGCCTGGTTGTCTTTCTGGTCGGGAATGGCCTTCAGAAACAGGTCGCCATAGGAGCGCCGGCCCGCCACGATAAACGACGCTTTGTCTTTCACCAGCGGGCCTTCCACGGCCAGGCGGGAAGAAATCAGGCCGATGCCCCCACTCACGCCCAGCCGCTCGGTGTTGCCCTCCTTCAGGCGCACGTCGAGCACCGACGAAAGCCGGCCGCCGTACTGCGCCGGAATGCCGCCTTTGAGCAGCTTCAGGTCTTTCACGGCATCGGGGCTGAAGGTGGAAAACAGCCCGAACAAGTGGGAGGCGTTGTACACCGGGGCCTCGTCCAGCAGAATCAGGTTCTGGTCGACCCCGCCGCCGCGCACGTTGAAGCCCGAAGCCCCCTCGCCCACCGTGCTGATGCCGGGCAGCAGCTGAATGGCGCGCACCACGTCCACCTCGCCCAGCAGCGCCGGCATGAGCTTGATTTGCTTCATATCGAGGCGGTTGACGCTCATTTCGGTGCTTTTCACGTTTTGGTCGGGCCGCTGCCCGCGCACTATTACCTCGCCCACCTGCACGCCCTGCGCCGCCAGCCGCACGGCGCGGGTCTGGCTCTGGGTGAGCGTGAGCGTGACGGTCTGGGTTTCGTAGCCGATAAAGCTGAACTGCACCGCGTAGGTACCGGCCGGCACACTCAGCGAGTAGAAGCCGTACTCGTTGGCCCCGGTACCCAGGCCCAGGGCCGGAATGGAGACGGTAGCGCCCACCAGGGCTTCGCCGTTGGCAGCGTCTTTGAGCGTACCGCTGAGCGTAGCCTGGCCTTTGGCGGCCGAGGAGGGCGCTTTGGCGGGTGGGGCCTGCTGGGCCTGGGCGGCGGCAAGCGGCAACAGTAAGCAGGTCAGTTGAAGAGAAACGTGTCGGAGCATGGAAGAAGAAAAACAACGGAAGGGCTCCGCTACGGCAGGGCAAAGCACGGGCAACTGGCGCAGGCTGACAATAACTTGCCGGGTGAACCCGCCCGAATAGGAGCTGAAGACGCCGGGTCGGGCCCTGAATGAGTGGCCTTCCGGCCGGCTAGGTCGTCAGGAGTATCCCCACGAACAGGTACAGAAGGAAAACCGCGAAAAAAGCGGCAGTAAACACCCACGTCAGCAATTGGTCGCGGGTGTTAGCCAGGCGCAGCAACAGGCGTTTCATGCGGAAGGCCAGGGAATGCGGCAAGCCAACCAGAGTGAGGGCCGGCAGGCCAAAGCAGGAAGTAGTGGTGGGTTGCGTTGCTTTGATCCAGAAGGGTTTCATGCACCAAAGCAACGCAACCCCACCGCACAAGTCACGGCAATTCGGCTGAAGACGCCCAGGTTAGCCCTGAATGAACCCACAGCTCCCGTGAATCAGTTACTCCGGCTGCCCGGCATCCCGCTTGGCTTACCCAGGCTGTCAGAAAGCCTCGTTACTTCCAACTGTTTTGGTGACCAGTAGTAGCCCAAGGGACAAACAGGGTTATTTGAATAATTTTAATTATACTGTATTATCTGCAAATTATCGACCCGTGAAACATCCAAGCGCGTGCTGCGTTGCTGAAGGAATCTTAAAGTAGAAGGCCCCGCCGCAACTGGCAGCTTTCGAGGATGATTTACCCTGGAGGTAATAGCCAAGACCTTGATTGGGCGCAAGTGCATGACATGCTGATGTTTGTAAAAAAAATGTCCTTCAAAGACTTTTGCGATATGTAAAGCGCATCCTTTAAGGGTTCCTAACAACTGAAATTCAAATACTTAGCTAAACACAAAACTTCCTGTTGTGATGGTTTGCTTCCAAAATCCCCAAGCTATTACGGGATAAGCACCATGATTTCCTCCAGCCAGCCTGCGGCCTTGCGCGGTATTGCTTCCGGCCAAACTATCTGATGGGTGCAGTAAGCCACCAACCCCTAGCAATGAGTATCACTGGCACCGGACTGAGGCTACTGGTTTTTGCTTACCACCACTACGCCATGCCAGCTTTACGCTTCCTCCATTTGTCGTTATGATTGTCCTGCCCGAGTTTCCCGTGATCAAAGTGCAGTACGCTCCGGAGGTTACCCTCCTTCGGGCCGGGTGGCAGGCCGGACAACCGCTCACGCGGTTTCCGGAGGCCTTGCACCTGCTTATGCAATTCAGCTGCAAGCATACGGTAAGGAACTGGCTGATAGATATGCAGGGCCTGCCTCAGATCGGGCCCCAGGAATTGGACTGGATCCTCCAGCACTGGTTTCCTGCCATGGGTGGCACTCCCGTCGAAGATTTACTTCTGGTATTGCCCTCCGACCTGCATAATGAGCTAGTTGCCCTCACTCCCCTGCATGACAGCAACATTGCGCCTAGCTTTGCCATTCACTACTTTTCCGACTGTCAGGGAGCTTTGCACTATCTTATTGAGCAGCAGCAGATAGTTGATCGGCTATGCGAGGAATGGGACCAGGCAAGTGGTTCCGGGTGCTGACCCGCAAACAATAACGAGTATATAAACTGCCTGTTCACGAACGCGCGGTCAGTCAGCAATGACTGCACACTGGCATCAGATCATCCGTCTTCCACCCAGAAGCAAGGGTGCGGCGAGTGCGACTTATCCTCGTGATTCCGGCTGGCGGGTTGACATGACCGTCGTAGGCGCCTGGGGCGCCGCCGGCTCTGTTTCCGTTGTTACCAGCGCTACGGCATAGACAAGTCCTGCCAGCAAGCCCTGCAACAGCACGAGTAGCAGCACCAGCCTCAGGCAGGGAATTGAGCGACGAAAAGCAGGCAAACCAGGCATCAGAGACGGAGCGTACAGATGTTGAAAGTACGTCCGTACGTCCCGTAAGCACCACCACTATCAGCCTTAAGCCACCCAATAGAAGGGTGAACGCACCCAGGCACCCGTTGAGGCCATCGAAGAAAAGACCGGAGCGCGCGCGATAAGCAAACCAAATGTCAGCCACTCCAGCGCCATGTCGTAGTCCGAGGCCGTGAAAAACTGAATATCCAGATCAGCCCTGCCTACTAACGCTGGGTTCAGTACCAGGTGCTCCACCATGAAGCTGCTGTACACGTCTTGTGGCAGCAGTATGGCCAGCTGCGCCGGGGCCATGGCCTGCAACACCGGCAGGCAATGCGTGTGTAGCCATTCCTGTACTTCCACCGGCAGAGGAGGAAGTTGCCCTACGTCGACCAGCAACTTAAACGGGCGGGCATGGGAGCAGCATCTGCTGTGCTGCAGCAACTCCAACCACTGCGCTTCCAGTGGCTTGGTCCCGGACCAATGCAAAACGTGCATGCCGGAGCAGGTCTCTGGGTCAGGAGCGCAACAGAAGGCATCAGGGACAGGCATAGCTTTCTGACTGGATTTACTGTCGAGTTGCGGAAAACAGCTGCTGTAATGGCTTGATCAGATACACTCTACGCTATGCGAATGGCCGGATTTGCTGGATGCTCGTCTTTTAGCTTGATGTGATACACTTGATAACCAACGCAATGACCTGCTACTAAGAGGAAAGAAGCAGGTCAGAGAGCAAGCAGCTGTACCAGTTGCTTCAAGCCGTTCTGGCTGTGGGGGCTGACAGGCTTTCTAAAGGCCTTGCCGGAAAGCCGTTA from Hymenobacter canadensis encodes the following:
- a CDS encoding HAMP domain-containing sensor histidine kinase; its protein translation is MLIRARLTLRFTLLVLVIQLLFAGFVYWLFSSAREQRFAGQLEAEAGLSARLLVRQAHLNPTILRTFRPRNVPSMAGEQLSVFDPDGRLLYTSADAQSLVLHRANLPSIRPARPAFFQDEEGETVGISFLDEGRYYTVFAGGVDEDGFQLLERLQLILLVANIGALALSVLAGRYFAGQALAPMGAVVSQVRRISAESLSLRLSEGNGTDEIAELAATFNQMLDRLQSAFATQSSFVAHASHELRTPLTTLLGTLETATDYDRTLPDAQESMAVAVQEIRKLIGLANGLLALARADESTFTGETVQLDECLLQAMAYCRAHYPTQPVHFALGDIPEATDSGYAVRGNEQLLTTALLNVLDNALKFSGQPVRVTLEYATANQLQLTVEDHGPGLTEEEQQRAFEPLYRGPSGQHRPGHGIGLAVTHKVVALHGGQIHLRPASTHVGTVAVLVLPAVA
- a CDS encoding response regulator — translated: MQVLLVEDEQALAQFIRKGFLNEGYDLSVAYDGLVGQSLLRQHRYDLIILDVNLPHVNGFELCREARTLLPGVPVLLLTALDSLDDKVMGFEAGADDYLAKPFAFKELLLRARALTRRSTADGSLERQVLRLGDLEMNLTAKVVTRAGQRITLTTREYALLEFLMLNRGKVVTRVDINEKVWDLNFDTNTNVIDVYVSHLRKKIDKQHEQKLIHTVVGMGYEMREG
- a CDS encoding DUF4249 domain-containing protein, which codes for MHLLPIFARYRVLPFLALVGLLTTACEDVIDVDLPTGDPLLAVEGGITDQPGPYTVTLTRTAAYFNAATPPPVTGARLVLRDEASGAIDTLRETTPGRYQTTGRIRGRVGGRYTLRIGAEGEEYAAETSIPRTAEIDSLRVQFQEESLGRDAGDYVLYYGPELPGEGDYYRLKVFINGALLNEPNDLRLSSDRLTDGRYINGRRLTTELYDPGTWVRFELNALPRDYHTFLDELGTQVTNGGLFANPPANVRTNVRNARGNEGPPAVGYFAGYTVRQDSVRLP
- a CDS encoding TonB-dependent receptor, producing the protein MLRHVSLQLTCLLLPLAAAQAQQAPPAKAPSSAAKGQATLSGTLKDAANGEALVGATVSIPALGLGTGANEYGFYSLSVPAGTYAVQFSFIGYETQTVTLTLTQSQTRAVRLAAQGVQVGEVIVRGQRPDQNVKSTEMSVNRLDMKQIKLMPALLGEVDVVRAIQLLPGISTVGEGASGFNVRGGGVDQNLILLDEAPVYNASHLFGLFSTFSPDAVKDLKLLKGGIPAQYGGRLSSVLDVRLKEGNTERLGVSGGIGLISSRLAVEGPLVKDKASFIVAGRRSYGDLFLKAIPDQKDNQAYFYDLSAKVNYTLGEKDRLYLSGYFGQDVFAFGQDFKNDLGNSTGTLRWNHVFSPKLFANVTALVSRYGYGLGIPEGRNAFNWKSDIQTYQLKADFNYYYSPGSTFNAGASATYFRFAPGQVTPTSETSALQPLKLDEQQAAEYAVYADHEITLSPRLSGQYGLRLSVFDYLGSGTTYDYEGITGQKLTPVNAREFGSGQLIKRYVNPEPRASLRYVLNEQSSLKASYNRMVQNLHLISNTTASSPLDVWQPSTTNIKPEHADQVAVGYFRNFREDAYEASVEVFGKTMDNQIDYINGANTLLNRNLESELLYGQGRAYGAEFYVKKNNGPLTGWVSYTLSRSERKIDGINQGDWYVSKFDKTHYLSVVGIYELSRRWSVSGTFNYSTGISTTFPDSRYVYQGLVVPNVTGDVRNNYRVPAYHRLDLSATLQGKRNAERRWQGSWVFSVYNAYGRRNPYSIYFRQNEDQPTQTEAVRLSIFGSVLPSAAYNFTF